A single genomic interval of Prunus dulcis chromosome 5, ALMONDv2, whole genome shotgun sequence harbors:
- the LOC117628428 gene encoding ATP synthase subunit delta', mitochondrial: MFMFRQASSLLGRPACPTRIRALCTEVPAANPNADSAFIESWKKVIPIMDPPKTPSTYMELRPPTPSSLPSKLTVNFVLPYSSELSGKEVDMVMVPATTGQMGVLPGHVATIAELKPGILSVHEGSEVTKYFVSSGFAFIHANSVADIVAVEAFPIDQIDASLVQKGLAEFTQKLSSATTDLEKAEAQIGVDVHSALNSAVTG, encoded by the exons ATGTTCATGTTTCGTCAAGCCTCAAGCCTCTTGGGTCGACCCGCTTGCCCGACCAGGATCCGAGCCTTGTGCACAGAGGTGCCGGCGGCCAATCCCAACGCCGACTCAGCCTTCATCGAGTCATGGAAGAAAGTGATACCAATCATGGACCCACCCAAAACTCCATCAACCTATATGGAGCTCCGCCCTCCCACCCCTTCTTCTCTCCCTTCCAAACTCACCGTCAACTTTGTCCTCCCCTACTCCTCTGAGCTCTCTGGCAAAGAG GTTGACATGGTTATGGTACCAGCAACAACTGGACAAATGGGTGTTTTGCCTGGCCATGTAGCAACAATCGCAGAGCTTAAGCCCGGTATCCTCTCGGTGCACGAAGGGAGCGAAGTGACCAAGTATTTTGTGAGCAGTGGCTTTGCTTTTATTCATGCAAATTCTGTTGCTGATATAGTTGCTGTGGAGGCTTTTCCAATTGACCAGATTGATGCAAGCTTAGTGCAAAAGGGACTTGCAGAGTTCACCCAGAAGCTCAGTTCAGCCACAACCGATTTGGAGAAAGCTGAAGCGCAGATTGGGGTTGATGTTCATAGTGCTCTCAACTCTGCTGTCACTGGTTGA
- the LOC117628881 gene encoding uncharacterized protein LOC117628881, with protein sequence MLNVNDKLGGVPVCRLKGFRSWFDCNAMIDLGFSGRKFTWNNKRVFERLDRAICNLEWRRLFAEATVRHLPRTMSDHNPIKICLTSCFSASPALRPFRFEAMWLHHEKFNDFISEAWGPGDGTAVEKTFALIERLKHWNINVFGQLRQRKSWLLARIAGIQRALCKGPNRFLSNLETSLIDDFNNVLQQEAVFWQQKSRITWLQDGDRNTKFFHTTTIIRRKRNKIERLKNANGIWIEEANSLKILAVDHFSNLFSTTSLGDYVIDPPNLFPPVDVVDLHGLVQPINMTEVKTSLFNIGGLKAPGADGFPACFYQSQWNQCVDDIFQMVVNAFKECRIPKKLNYTLIT encoded by the coding sequence ATGTTGAATGTGAATGATAAGCTAGGAGGAGTTCCTGTTTGTAGATTGAAAGGTTTTAGAAGCTGGTTTGATTGCAATGCTATGATTGATTTGGGTTTCTCGGGCCGTAAATTTACTTGGAATAATAAGAGAGTCTTTGAAAGGCTTGATCGAGCTATATGTAATTTGGAGTGGAGGCGGTTGTTTGCTGAGGCCACTGTGAGACATCTACCAAGAACCATGTCGGATCATAACCCTATTAAGATCTGTCTTACTTCGTGTTTTTCAGCCTCCCCTGCCTTAAGGCCCTTTAGATTTGAAGCGATGTGGCTTCATCATGAGAAgtttaatgattttatttctgaaGCTTGGGGTCCTGGTGATGGTACAGCTGTGGAGAAGACTTTTGCCTTAATTGAGCGTCTTAAACATTGGAATATCAATGTTTTTGGACAGCTGCGCCAAAGAAAAAGTTGGTTGTTGGCTCGAATTGCTGGTATCCAGAGAGCTTTATGCAAGGGGCCTAATAGGTTTCTTAGTAATTTGGAAACctctttgattgatgattttaatAATGTTCTTCAGCAAGAAGCTGTGTTTTGGCAACAAAAATCCAGAATTACTTGGCTACAAGATGGTGATAGAAACACCAAGTTCTTCCACACTACTACTATcataagaaggaaaagaaataagatTGAAAGGTTGAAGAATGCTAATGGTATTTGGATTGAGGAGGCTAACAGTTTAAAAATCTTGGCTGTGGACCATTTTTCCAATCTCTTTTCTACTACTTCTCTTGGTGACTATGTGATTGATCCCCCTAACCTTTTCCCCCCTGTTGATGTGGTTGATCTGCATGGTTTGGTTCAACCAATTAATATGACTGAGGTTAAGACTAGTCTTTTTAATATTGGTGGGCTTAAAGCCCCTGGTGCAGATGGGTTCCCTGCTTGCTTTTATCAAAGTCAGTGGAATCAATGTGTTGATGATATTTTTCAAATGGTGGTGAATGCTTTTAAGGAGTGTCGAATCCCAAAGAAGCTTAATTATACTCTAATCACCTAG